A window of the Lolium perenne isolate Kyuss_39 chromosome 7, Kyuss_2.0, whole genome shotgun sequence genome harbors these coding sequences:
- the LOC139833581 gene encoding uncharacterized protein: MLWACKEVVSGGECKVNWHKVCRPKELGCLGVLDLEKFSRALRLRWLWDEWTAPDKPWVGSETPNDASDRYPGTIGDGSKASFWSSSWLDDTPPKVLAPLIFKVSRRKKRSVRDALDSQNWVADINVDSFTVEHLEQYVRLWDRSSLVQLTPGTSDSIIWTMSPTGCYSTSSAYKTQFLASLP, from the coding sequence ATGCTCTGGGCCTGCAAGGAAGTTGTTAGCGGAGGAGAATGCAAGGTCAACTGGCACAAGGTTTGCCGTCCCAAGGAGTTGGGGTGCCTGGGAGTGTTGGATCTGGAGAAGTTTTCTCGTGCGCTTAGGCTTCGTTGGTTATGGGATGAATGGACGGCTCCAGATAAGCCATGGGTGGGCTCTGAAACCCCTAATGATGCCTCTGACCGCTACCCGGGTACCATTGGAGACGGTTCAAAGGCTTCCTTCTGGTCCTCCTCCTGGCTAGACGACACTCCTCCGAAGGTCCTAGCCCCTTTGATCTTCAAAGTCTCTAGGAGAAAGAAACGGTCGGTGCGGGATGCTCTGGATAGCCAGAATTGGGTTGCTGACATCAATGTGGATTCTTTTACCGTCGAGCACTTGGAGCAATACGTCCGCCTATGGGACCGTTCGTCGTTAGTTCAGTTAACGCCTGGTACCTCTGACTCCATAATCTGGACAATGTCGCCGACAGGCTGTTACTCGACCAGCTCCGCCTACAAGACCCAATTCTTGGCCTCTCTGCCTTGA